A genomic region of Arcobacter sp. LA11 contains the following coding sequences:
- a CDS encoding peptidylprolyl isomerase, producing the protein MNKMIFTLIMSITISFAGMVDGIALVVNDDPITLFDIEKRKYEKKLSKEDAVSQLIDEALFSQLVRKNNITADVFDVNNYLEKLAASNGMDLYTFKSIIKQKYKDYDRYEEQTKNLIIRQKLTDKLVRGNLKLASEEDLKIYYENNSSKFQMASKVSAIQYSSKDKAELINIRKNPMANVPGISKSRVELDQSNLNPQLRYIINETKINQFTPVFTSNKQFVSLLIVEKEDQETIEFENVRDRIFNIVMQDREKKYLKDYFEKLKLSADIKIVR; encoded by the coding sequence ATGAATAAAATGATATTTACCTTAATAATGTCTATTACAATCTCTTTTGCAGGGATGGTTGATGGAATTGCATTAGTTGTAAACGATGACCCAATTACTCTATTTGATATTGAGAAAAGAAAGTATGAAAAGAAACTTTCAAAAGAAGATGCGGTTAGTCAATTAATTGACGAAGCATTATTTAGCCAACTAGTAAGAAAAAATAACATAACAGCTGATGTATTTGATGTGAATAACTATTTAGAAAAACTAGCTGCTTCAAATGGTATGGATTTATATACATTTAAATCGATAATCAAACAAAAGTATAAAGATTATGATAGATATGAAGAGCAAACAAAAAATTTAATTATTAGACAAAAATTAACAGATAAGCTTGTTCGTGGTAATTTAAAACTTGCTTCAGAAGAAGATTTAAAAATCTATTATGAAAATAACAGTAGTAAATTTCAAATGGCTTCAAAAGTAAGTGCAATTCAATATTCATCAAAAGATAAAGCAGAATTAATCAATATAAGAAAAAATCCAATGGCAAATGTTCCAGGGATTAGTAAAAGTAGAGTTGAATTAGATCAATCAAATTTAAATCCACAGTTAAGATATATTATCAATGAAACGAAGATTAATCAATTTACTCCAGTATTTACATCAAACAAACAATTTGTATCTTTATTGATTGTTGAAAAAGAAGATCAAGAAACAATCGAATTTGAAAACGTAAGAGATAGAATATTTAACATCGTAATGCAAGATAGAGAAAAAAAATATTTAAAAGATTATTTTGAAAAGTTAAAACTATCTGCAGATATAAAAATAGTAAGATAA